In Triticum aestivum cultivar Chinese Spring chromosome 5B, IWGSC CS RefSeq v2.1, whole genome shotgun sequence, the following proteins share a genomic window:
- the LOC123115413 gene encoding ankyrin repeat and protein kinase domain-containing protein 1: MGTRHIPLPRLYELLLGKERDRWSPEARFIEAAHNGDVGKIKKIAKELDVQGRGIPATVANTTYMGMNALHAAAGCGSFSVFEYLVEEVKMDVDLPDTAQHTVLMLEFTPVAHAITNGNLPAVKYLIDHGADLHQQRAKGNITLLHVAAVHGYSEIVKFLLVRGADVDAISDLGTALADAAIRGYPSIVKTLLEHNADPNDARCQFGPLSMALQKSSVARVKLLIQGGANVSGDSPRDNLLIKAAEKGLTEAIKCLLEAGANPNVPNAFGRLPIELAVEYGTREDVEILFPFTSPISTVENWSVDGIISHVKMEIKQLEDDNFVKERVSDLKRQADEAFKKQDYLNASMLYTQALKMDNFDAKLLSNRSLCWLRMGDGQRAFGDATKCKRMRPKWAKVHYRQGAALMFLKKYAAAYSALSRALELDPESEETEKLFWEAMELK; this comes from the exons ATGGGGACCCGACATATACCGCTGCCTCGCCTGTACGAGCTCCTCCTCGGCAAAG AGCGCGACCGTTGGTCGCCGGAGGCCAGGTTCATCGAAGCCGCCCACAATGGCGACGTCGGCAAGATCAAGA AGATTGCAAAGGAGCTGGACGTGCAGGGGCGTGGGATCCCGGCGACGGTGGCTAACACCACCTACATGGGCATGAacgccctccacgccgccgccggCTGCGGCAGCTTCTCGGTCTTCGAGTATCTCGTGGAGGAGGTCAAGATGGATGTCGACTTGCCCGACACCGCTCAGCATAC CGTCTTAATGCTAGAGTTTACACCCGTGGCGCATGCCATCACCAATGGCAACCTTCCTGCCGTCAAGTACCTCATTGATCATGGCGCTGATCTGCATCAGCAACGTGCAAAGGGAAACATCACTCTTCTTCATGTAGCTGCAGTTCATG gGTACTCTGAAATAGTTAAGTTTCTTCTTGTGAGGGGAGCTGACGTCGATGCAATATCAGATCTTGGGACAGCACTCGCAGATGCTGCCATTAGAGGATATCCTAGTATTGTCAAGACCCTTTTGGAGCACAATGCAGAT CCCAACGATGCTAGATGTCAGTTTGGACCTTTAAGCATGGCATTACAAAAATCTTCTGTAGCCCGTGTGAAGCTATTGATTCAG GGTGGAGCTAATGTCAGTGGTGATAGTCCTCGGGATAATCTTTTGATAAAGGCTGCAGAGAAGGGCTTAACTGAAGCTATCAAGTGCTTGTTGGAAGCTGGTGCAAACCCAAATGTTCCGAACGCA TTTGGTAGACTGCCAATAGAGTTGGCTGTTGAGTATGGTACACGGGAAGATGTTGAGATTCTCTTTCCGTTCACCTCACCCATTTCAACTGTGGAAAATTGGAGCGTTGATGGAATCATTAGTCATGTGAAGATGGAAATCAAGCAACTAGAG GATGACAATTTTGTGAAAGAGAGGGTGTCTGACCTGAAACGACAAGCAGATGAAGCATTCAAAAAGCAGGATTATCTAAATGCATCAATGCTCTACACACAG GCACTGAAGATGGATAACTTTGACGCCAAGTTGTTGTCAAACAGGAGCCTTTGCTGGCTTCGCATGGGTGACGGACAAAGGGCTTTTGGTGATGCAACTAAATGCAAAAGGATGCGTCCAAAGTGGGCAAAGGTGCACTATCGACAAGGAGCAGCTCTAATGTTCTTGAAG AAGTATGCTGCTGCGTATTCCGCACTCTCGCGCGCTTTAGAGTTGGACCCAGAAAGCGAAGAGACCGAGAAATTATTCTG GGAGGCGATGGAGCTGAAGTGA